Proteins from a genomic interval of Candidatus Methanoperedens sp.:
- a CDS encoding ABC transporter permease, producing MFDLILKNITQRKLRTGLTVFGIALGIFAVIVMGGMSEHFNITFDRSISLTADKIRVLPEGGFFGGALNESKVREVKRVPGVSDAYGLLQAPLDPENLGIFGGDVIIGIPPEKQEEAMKDTKLTQGRFLVTGDGYRAVIGSSVAREFNLNVGDELEIKSKRVQRTATITHTRNFTIVGILEYTGSFFDNGVQIPLDKAQKFYNQENAVSFILAIPGPDTNPEDLAKRIELNVERVTTFSPEQLRKQIEQSLVVFSLITVSAAALAAIIGGLSVMNTMLMSVSERTKEFGLMKALGAETKDILFMTMGEAALMGILGGIFGIISGAAFVYRMNDYLASKGTILFTITPRLLVIAVVFATLLGILSGTYPAYRAAKMSPMEALRYE from the coding sequence ATGTTTGATCTTATACTGAAAAATATCACGCAGAGAAAACTCAGGACAGGACTCACAGTATTCGGCATAGCCCTTGGCATATTTGCAGTAATAGTTATGGGCGGGATGTCTGAACATTTCAATATCACTTTTGACCGGTCCATCAGCCTTACAGCCGATAAGATCCGGGTGCTTCCTGAAGGAGGGTTCTTTGGGGGTGCACTTAATGAATCTAAAGTCCGGGAGGTCAAAAGGGTTCCAGGAGTTTCAGATGCGTATGGGTTATTGCAGGCCCCTCTCGATCCGGAAAACCTGGGAATTTTTGGGGGGGACGTCATCATTGGTATTCCCCCCGAGAAACAGGAGGAAGCGATGAAGGATACAAAGCTTACGCAAGGTCGCTTTTTGGTTACGGGAGACGGTTACCGGGCAGTCATCGGCAGCAGCGTTGCTCGAGAGTTCAATCTTAACGTGGGGGATGAGCTTGAGATAAAAAGCAAACGCGTACAGCGCACGGCGACCATAACACATACCAGAAATTTTACTATTGTAGGGATACTGGAATATACAGGTTCCTTTTTTGATAACGGTGTGCAGATACCCCTGGATAAGGCCCAGAAATTCTATAACCAGGAAAATGCAGTTTCATTCATTCTGGCCATCCCGGGCCCGGATACGAACCCTGAAGACCTTGCAAAAAGGATAGAGTTGAATGTCGAGAGGGTTACCACCTTTTCCCCCGAGCAGTTGAGAAAACAGATCGAACAGTCGCTGGTAGTCTTCAGTCTGATCACGGTTAGCGCTGCGGCGCTTGCGGCGATAATAGGAGGACTCAGTGTCATGAACACGATGCTGATGTCGGTTTCGGAAAGGACAAAGGAATTCGGTCTCATGAAAGCGCTAGGCGCCGAGACAAAGGATATTCTTTTCATGACAATGGGAGAAGCTGCGCTTATGGGAATACTTGGGGGGATTTTTGGAATTATCAGCGGTGCGGCGTTTGTCTATCGAATGAACGACTACCTGGCTTCCAAAGGGACCATACTTTTCACTATCACCCCGAGGCTGCTGGTTATCGCTGTTGTTTTTGCCACTCTTCTTGGCATCCTCTCAGGGACATATCCGGCTTACAGGGCGGCGAAAATGAGCCCCATGGAGGCTTTGCGATATGAATGA
- a CDS encoding ABC transporter ATP-binding protein — protein sequence MNERSAGNAGLSESVPILRVRNLSKVYMQGKIPVNALDDVSFDVGKGEFLSIVGPSGSGKSTLLSMTGLLDKPTSGRVFIDGTEITMAKESEAPRIRREKIGFVFQHFNLIPTLSAVENVDIAMRFARVSKSRRKERAVELLTQMGLRDRMNHKPSELSGGEQQRVAIARAMANRPAIILADEPTGNVDTKTRDKIVDLLTELCEKGQTILVVTHDSAVAERTSRTISMRDGKIVTDVRQGKKDERE from the coding sequence ATGAATGAAAGATCCGCGGGGAACGCTGGTTTATCGGAAAGCGTCCCGATACTGCGCGTCAGGAACCTTTCAAAAGTGTATATGCAGGGTAAGATCCCGGTCAATGCGCTCGATGATGTGAGTTTTGATGTTGGTAAAGGAGAGTTCCTGAGTATAGTCGGCCCATCAGGGAGCGGTAAGTCCACCCTCCTCTCAATGACAGGACTTCTGGATAAACCTACGAGCGGCAGAGTCTTCATTGATGGCACAGAGATCACAATGGCAAAGGAAAGCGAAGCCCCCAGGATACGCCGCGAAAAAATCGGTTTTGTGTTCCAGCACTTCAACCTCATTCCTACGCTTTCTGCAGTAGAGAACGTTGACATCGCAATGCGTTTTGCCAGAGTATCGAAAAGCAGGCGAAAAGAAAGAGCCGTCGAACTCCTCACACAGATGGGACTTCGCGACAGGATGAACCATAAACCCTCTGAATTGTCAGGGGGAGAGCAGCAGCGTGTTGCCATAGCGAGGGCCATGGCAAACCGCCCTGCAATCATCCTTGCAGATGAGCCCACGGGGAACGTGGATACAAAGACGCGCGATAAAATAGTTGACCTTTTGACCGAGCTCTGCGAAAAAGGTCAGACGATCCTTGTTGTGACACATGATTCGGCTGTGGCAGAACGGACATCGCGGACGATATCTATGCGTGATGGGAAAATCGTAACTGATGTGCGGCAGGGAAAAAAGGATGAAAGAGAGTGA
- a CDS encoding nitroreductase family protein — MKESDVLLDVIRKRRSVRHFNSMKIPEEYMGLILEAGRWAPSGANAQPWRFIIVTRKELLSSLGEACYYKVFKSRQVGEAGAVVVICADPDAGSMTYGLDSAISGTNMTLMATSLGIGSCWIGGFEEETVRKILGIPSNLVIIALITLGYEIGNASVPPRLPLASIVHSEAYGSEPGIMVKMKHAGPISVLGKLLGVLFNRR; from the coding sequence ATGAAAGAGAGTGATGTCCTGCTCGACGTAATTAGAAAGCGTCGAAGCGTCAGGCATTTTAATAGCATGAAAATCCCAGAGGAGTATATGGGATTGATACTGGAGGCGGGCAGGTGGGCTCCCTCGGGCGCGAATGCCCAGCCCTGGCGTTTCATCATCGTAACCCGGAAGGAATTGCTCTCCTCCCTAGGAGAAGCGTGTTACTATAAGGTATTCAAATCCCGCCAGGTGGGAGAGGCCGGCGCAGTGGTGGTGATCTGCGCAGACCCTGATGCAGGGAGCATGACCTATGGTCTGGATTCAGCGATATCAGGGACAAATATGACCCTCATGGCAACATCGCTGGGCATAGGCTCGTGCTGGATAGGCGGATTCGAAGAAGAGACGGTGCGAAAAATCCTGGGTATACCTTCGAACCTGGTCATAATAGCACTGATCACCCTGGGATATGAGATTGGAAATGCATCTGTTCCTCCAAGGCTTCCTCTCGCAAGTATCGTTCATAGTGAGGCTTACGGGAGTGAGCCGGGCATTATGGTGAAAATGAAGCATGCAGGTCCTATTTCCGTCCTCGGTAAATTATTAGGCGTATTATTCAATAGGCGGTAG
- the sdhA gene encoding succinate dehydrogenase flavoprotein subunit, protein MNFKHDIVIIGSGLAGLRAAVECVEEADVAIVSKVLPTRSHSGAAQGGITASIGNEEEDHWEWHMFDTVKGSDYLADQDAVEIMVRDAPRVIYELEHMGVPFSRNAEGKISQRNFGGHTRDYGKKPVKRACYASDRTGRVVLDTLYDQCLRHQVKFYAEHYVLSLVLEEGKCSGLVTYDLSSGDLNLLEARAVLLATGGCGRIFRTTSNGFASTGDGLNLAHRAGIPLMDMEFVQFHPTGLYPLGILLSEAARGEGGILRNSLGEPFMERYAPTVKDLAARDVVSRAILTEVREGRGFEGGYVHLDLTHLGEKKILERLWELTSFVRIYLGIDPVRDPIPVYPTCHYLMGGIPTDTEGRVLHDGSGGTEKGLYAAGECACVSVHGANRLGCNSLLDTLVFGRRCGLAMKEDILKIEYYPISDEPLKEAGQMIAGLLNHKGGESIDGIRRNMQSLMMDYCSVFRDEESLKKGLLDIRSLKTRFRDIEIADKGRNFNYELMEAIELGHQLDLAEVILSSALHRKESRGAHFREDFPARDDNNYLKHTLVFPTREGVTYKPVKITRFQPEARVY, encoded by the coding sequence ATGAACTTCAAGCATGATATCGTTATAATAGGTTCAGGTCTTGCCGGGCTTCGGGCGGCTGTTGAGTGTGTGGAGGAAGCAGATGTTGCAATAGTTAGCAAAGTCCTTCCAACGCGATCCCATTCGGGTGCAGCCCAGGGCGGGATAACAGCTTCAATCGGCAATGAAGAAGAAGACCACTGGGAATGGCACATGTTCGATACTGTCAAGGGAAGCGATTACCTTGCAGACCAGGATGCTGTGGAAATAATGGTCAGGGATGCTCCCCGTGTGATCTATGAGCTCGAGCATATGGGTGTTCCTTTCAGCCGAAATGCAGAAGGCAAAATTTCCCAAAGAAATTTCGGAGGGCATACCAGGGATTACGGCAAAAAACCTGTAAAAAGAGCCTGCTATGCCTCTGACAGGACTGGAAGGGTGGTCCTGGACACGCTGTACGACCAGTGCCTGCGGCATCAGGTAAAGTTCTACGCTGAGCATTATGTCCTTTCTCTTGTCCTTGAAGAAGGGAAGTGTTCGGGGCTGGTGACCTATGACCTCTCCTCGGGCGACCTCAATCTCCTTGAAGCCAGAGCAGTACTTTTGGCAACAGGAGGTTGCGGCAGGATTTTTAGGACCACATCCAATGGATTTGCATCGACCGGGGATGGTCTTAATCTGGCGCACAGGGCAGGGATCCCCCTCATGGATATGGAGTTCGTCCAGTTCCATCCCACCGGGCTTTATCCCCTGGGTATCCTGTTGAGCGAAGCGGCAAGAGGAGAGGGCGGGATTTTACGGAACAGCCTGGGTGAGCCATTCATGGAACGATACGCTCCTACAGTAAAAGATCTGGCAGCCAGGGATGTGGTCTCCAGGGCCATTCTCACCGAGGTGCGCGAGGGCAGGGGTTTTGAAGGAGGTTATGTGCATCTTGACCTGACTCATCTGGGAGAAAAAAAGATCCTTGAGAGGCTGTGGGAATTAACCTCATTTGTAAGGATATATCTGGGCATCGATCCAGTACGCGACCCGATCCCTGTGTACCCAACATGCCATTACCTTATGGGAGGTATCCCAACTGATACTGAAGGAAGGGTGCTTCATGACGGTTCAGGCGGGACCGAAAAGGGATTGTACGCTGCGGGAGAATGCGCCTGTGTATCCGTGCATGGTGCAAACAGGCTTGGGTGTAATTCCCTTCTTGATACGCTCGTGTTCGGGCGAAGGTGCGGATTGGCAATGAAGGAGGATATTTTAAAAATTGAATATTACCCCATCTCTGATGAGCCATTGAAAGAAGCGGGGCAGATGATAGCGGGCTTGCTTAACCATAAGGGCGGGGAAAGCATCGATGGAATCCGTCGGAATATGCAATCGCTGATGATGGATTATTGTTCCGTCTTCAGGGATGAGGAAAGCCTGAAGAAAGGGCTTCTGGATATCCGATCACTAAAAACGCGCTTTCGTGACATAGAGATCGCGGATAAAGGCAGGAATTTCAATTATGAACTCATGGAAGCGATTGAGCTGGGACATCAGCTTGACCTGGCAGAGGTTATCCTCTCAAGCGCCCTCCACCGTAAAGAGAGCCGTGGAGCCCACTTCCGGGAAGATTTCCCTGCAAGGGATGACAATAACTATCTGAAACATACCCTTGTCTTCCCAACCCGGGAAGGGGTTACCTATAAACCTGTGAAAATAACACGATTCCAGCCTGAGGCGAGGGTGTATTGA
- a CDS encoding succinate dehydrogenase iron-sulfur subunit, translating into MKMKFKIFRFDPEKDERSYYQDFEVEADPMERILDCLNRIRVEKDPTLSYRMSCGHGVCGSDGMRINGTSSLACQKLVKDFKENEEVLIEPLQVFRVLKDLVVDMDPFFERYNSIKPYLIIATPPPDKERPQSIEEHQKFEDAIRCILCACCTASCPVNQDKATQAYIGPAALVRAFRYLFDSRDEGSKERIALLDDKDGAWGCQTKWMCTRVCPKEIPVTKEIFEVKKRILESREVKK; encoded by the coding sequence ATGAAAATGAAATTCAAGATTTTCCGGTTCGACCCTGAGAAGGATGAGAGATCCTATTATCAGGATTTCGAGGTGGAAGCCGATCCAATGGAACGAATTCTGGACTGCCTTAACCGCATTCGAGTGGAAAAGGATCCCACATTGTCATACAGGATGTCCTGCGGTCATGGGGTGTGCGGGTCTGACGGGATGAGGATAAATGGCACGAGCTCCCTCGCATGCCAGAAGCTGGTCAAGGATTTTAAAGAGAATGAGGAGGTGCTGATCGAGCCCTTACAGGTGTTCAGGGTGCTAAAGGACCTGGTTGTGGATATGGATCCATTCTTTGAAAGATACAATTCCATCAAACCTTATCTTATCATAGCAACTCCTCCACCGGATAAAGAGCGGCCCCAGTCCATTGAAGAGCACCAGAAGTTTGAGGATGCCATCCGCTGCATTCTGTGCGCCTGCTGCACTGCTTCTTGCCCTGTCAATCAGGATAAAGCCACGCAGGCGTATATCGGTCCTGCTGCGCTTGTCCGGGCATTTCGGTATCTTTTCGATTCAAGGGATGAAGGTTCGAAAGAGAGGATCGCCCTGCTGGACGATAAGGACGGGGCGTGGGGATGCCAGACAAAGTGGATGTGCACAAGAGTATGTCCCAAGGAGATACCTGTTACGAAAGAGATATTCGAAGTCAAAAAGCGTATTCTGGAGAGCAGGGAAGTGAAAAAATAA